A stretch of the Candidatus Babeliales bacterium genome encodes the following:
- a CDS encoding VWA domain-containing protein has product MDLAPHLQYSLLAIALTALVALVVWCRMRWHRQPAYVYPLASVVKHVYSHGFQTYRWIIFMLQMIVFGGLILLTSRVKQLDPSSLVHVEGVDIILVMDVSGSMACSDDERTQLSRIEIAKQEAIRFIKRRVNDPIGLVIFGRESASRCPLTLDKHVLEEIVASLDIGVIDEKGTVLSTALLTALGRLRHAKAKSKIIILLTDGEPTAEDSSPRLAVELAQKLDVKIYTIGIGSESGGFMVHPQFGLIPAGATLNRPLLEKIAHATGGKFFEARKPNELRLIYDQIDRLERTNHDASLFAHYKDYVGPLVWLVVLALFIQLCITTLIRFML; this is encoded by the coding sequence GTGGATCTTGCTCCACATCTTCAATATTCACTTCTTGCTATTGCGCTTACTGCGCTAGTTGCCCTTGTTGTGTGGTGTCGTATGCGTTGGCACCGACAGCCGGCGTATGTCTATCCACTTGCATCAGTGGTTAAGCATGTCTATTCCCATGGATTTCAAACATATCGTTGGATAATTTTTATGCTGCAGATGATTGTATTCGGTGGTTTAATTTTATTGACCAGTCGGGTCAAGCAATTGGATCCATCATCGCTGGTGCATGTCGAGGGTGTCGATATTATTCTAGTCATGGATGTATCGGGTAGTATGGCCTGTAGCGATGATGAACGTACACAGCTATCTCGTATCGAGATTGCCAAACAAGAGGCGATTCGCTTTATTAAACGTCGCGTGAATGATCCCATTGGTCTAGTAATCTTTGGTCGCGAATCCGCTTCACGTTGTCCGTTGACGCTCGATAAGCATGTGCTTGAGGAGATTGTTGCATCATTGGATATCGGTGTGATTGATGAAAAAGGCACAGTGCTTTCAACAGCGTTATTAACTGCGCTTGGCCGTCTGCGGCATGCGAAAGCAAAAAGCAAAATCATTATTCTATTAACAGATGGCGAACCAACAGCAGAGGATAGTAGTCCGCGACTCGCTGTTGAACTTGCACAAAAACTTGATGTGAAAATCTACACCATTGGTATTGGGAGTGAGAGTGGGGGCTTTATGGTTCATCCACAGTTTGGTTTGATTCCTGCAGGAGCTACGTTGAACAGACCTCTATTGGAAAAAATTGCACATGCAACGGGAGGTAAGTTTTTTGAAGCACGTAAGCCTAATGAGCTTCGATTAATTTATGATCAAATTGATCGATTAGAACGTACTAATCATGATGCATCATTGT
- a CDS encoding 1-acyl-sn-glycerol-3-phosphate acyltransferase: protein MMSVGNILRTVSYGVVFLVALIVFAIPGVIVALLPESLRFKCTFIYKIEHFVFWLFIKSWWVPVSYEGMANIPKHTRCVFIGNHRSSIDAPLLGMVARGEPHVFLFINWLAQYPIFGFVIRRLEVMVDPSAPRKAVSAIEQAVDRATKLHGHVLLFPEGGRYTDDGVRDFFTGFAIIAQQTGYPVVPVMIRNSDKVMPPKSLWVHWAPITVTIGEPFTYNQGEDKGAFTARVRTWFLEQQEL, encoded by the coding sequence ATGATGAGTGTAGGAAATATTTTAAGAACAGTGAGTTATGGCGTAGTCTTTCTGGTAGCGCTTATTGTATTTGCAATTCCGGGTGTGATAGTTGCGTTATTGCCAGAATCATTGCGATTCAAATGTACCTTTATCTATAAAATTGAACATTTTGTTTTCTGGTTATTTATCAAATCGTGGTGGGTTCCTGTTTCATATGAGGGTATGGCAAATATCCCAAAGCATACGCGGTGTGTGTTCATCGGGAATCATCGATCATCAATCGATGCGCCTTTATTAGGTATGGTTGCGCGTGGCGAGCCTCATGTTTTTTTATTTATTAACTGGTTAGCTCAGTATCCCATTTTTGGTTTTGTGATACGTAGGCTTGAGGTGATGGTTGACCCAAGTGCCCCGCGTAAAGCCGTGAGTGCTATTGAGCAGGCAGTTGATCGTGCAACCAAGTTGCACGGGCACGTCTTATTGTTTCCAGAGGGCGGTCGTTATACTGATGATGGTGTGCGTGATTTTTTTACTGGGTTTGCTATCATTGCGCAACAGACGGGGTATCCCGTGGTTCCGGTAATGATACGAAATAGTGATAAAGTTATGCCTCCAAAATCACTGTGGGTACATTGGGCTCCTATTACGGTAACCATAGGTGAGCCATTCACCTATAATCAAGGTGAGGATAAGGGTGCCTTTACAGCTCGTGTGCGCACTTGGTTCTTGGAGCAACAGGAGTTATAG